The Gadus macrocephalus chromosome 13, ASM3116895v1 genome includes a window with the following:
- the id1 gene encoding DNA-binding protein inhibitor ID-1, translated as MWTLQTVNIAVHQLLRAETVFLRSPNSSRLFFMYNHCTSFFLETTSPSQAAVNMKVVGSTCALKSKVGGEDMVRCLSDQSLAISKMSKIPLLDEQMSVFLQDMNSCYSKLKELVPTLPTNKKASKVEILQHVIDYIWDLQVELDEPEKSRHGSGLPRTPLTTLNAELASISVENGCSDDRIMCR; from the exons ATGTGGACGTTGCAAACTGTCAACATTGCCGTGCATCAACTCTTGAGAGCTGAAACAGTATTTCTTCGCTCACCAAACTCCTCTCgacttttttttatgtacaatcATTGTACCTCCTTTTTCTTGGAAACTACATCTCCCAGCCAAGCAGCCGTCAACATGAAGGTAGTCGGATCTACGTGCGCACTGAAAAGCAAGGTCGGCGGCGAGGACATGGTGCGCTGCCTGTCCGACCAGAGTCTGGCCATCTCCAAGATGTCCAAGATCCCGCTGCTGGACGAGCAGATGAGCGTCTTCCTGCAGGACATGAACAGCTGTTACAGCAAGCTGAAGGAGCTGGTGCCCACCCTGCCCACCAACAAGAAGGCCAGCAAGGTGGAGATCCTGCAGCACGTCATTGACTACATCTGGGACCTCCAGGTTGAGCTGGACGAGCCCGAGAAGAGCCGTCATGGCTCAGGGCTACCCCGCACGCCGCTGACCACCCTCAACGCGGAGCTGGCCAGCATTTCAGTCGAG AACGGCTGCTCAGACGACAGGATCATGTGCCgctaa